In the genome of Ursus arctos isolate Adak ecotype North America unplaced genomic scaffold, UrsArc2.0 scaffold_22, whole genome shotgun sequence, the window ATAAGCTCTCTTTGACATCCTTAGCAGGCTTGGTAAGAAAAGGGAACATTTATTTTGCACAAGGCACTTAACGTAATTATATCATTTAGTCCTCATAAAACCCTACAAAGCAGTTATTTTTAACCTATTAATAGAAgacattgaggggcgcctgggtggcacagcggttaagtgtctgccttcagctcagggcgtgatcccagcattctgggatcgagccccacatcaggctcctccgctatgagcctgcttcttcctctcccactccccctgcttgtgttccctctctcgctggctgtctctgtctctgtcgaataaataaataaaatcttaaaaaaaaaaaaaaagaagacattgaGACACCAAGTATTATAGAATTTGCACAAGATTCTATGTTCACTGACTGGTGGGATCAGCATTAGACTACTGGTGGCTCTGACGTCACTGTCTGTGTTATTTCTACTACTTCGTTACATACCATCTTGAATGGGAAGGTAAAGATAATGACGCTTACTAAGTCACCTTGAGTAAGTCACTTTTCTCCTTGCAGTTGTATTTTATCATCTTAAAAATGTGGTTTGTCCTCTTAAGCTAGGTGATACAGAGGTAaaacttcatttattatttgttcaTTACATTTCTGTTATCAGTATTCTTTAATATGTTATCTAGTTAATCAAATTTTTGcatatgaaatataaaagaatCATTTACTAAAACAAGTGAGGATAAGAACAGCATTTCACATACCTCCGAGCCATGGAACTTGGATCTCGAAGGTGCTCTCAGACATCACCTAAGCAGTCcctccatttcatagatgaggagtTTGTGACTGAGACCATGAGAGATGTCACTTGGccgaagggagggagaaaagttcATGGCCAAGTGGAAGCTCCGTTGTGCTGATGCCCCCTTGAACGATTTTCCCTCCTCATTTTGCTATGGGGATAGTTGTTTTCTTGGCAGGCCCATGAAGAGTCCCGGCACAGGTCAGGGGGGCGGGCTGCCTGCTGGAGACTCTTGCGAGCCTCGACCCAGAAGTCTTTGCAGAGCCCGCTTGACCTCCTTGTTCCGCAGAGTGTAGATGAAAGGGTTGAGCATGGGAGTGACGATTGTGTAGAAGACAGCGggggccccagctcctgcccccccGGAGCGAGGCTGCAGGTAGATGCAGACAGGTGGCACGTAGTACAGCAGTACCACTGTGAGGTGCGAGGTGCAGGTGGAGAAGGCACGCCGCCGGCCCTGGGCCGTGCGGATCCGCAGCACCGCCGCGACGATAAAGACGTAGGATACGACGATGAGGACCAGGCAACCCGCCGCCACGATGCCAATGTTGGCCAGCATGACAAGCTCATTAACGGTGGTGTCTGCGCAGGCCAGCTTCAGCACCGGGGGGATGTCACAGAAGAAGTAGGCGATGCGGTGAGGACCGCAGAAGAGCAGGTGGAAGGTGAGGGAGGTGTGGATTGCAGAGTGCAGAGCACCTACGGCCCAAGTGAGTCCAGCCAGCCCAGCACACATCCGTCTGTTCATGGCCACTGGGTAGCGTAGGGGCTGGCAGATAGCTAggtagcggtcataggccatgaccGTGTATAGGAAGCACTCAGTGCTGGCCAGGAAGTGGAAGCAGTAAAGCTGCAGGGCACAGCCCTCGAAGGAAATCACCTTCCCATCCACGGTGAGCAAGCCTGCCATGACCTTGGGCGCTGTCACTGTAGACAAACAGGCATCCAGGAAGGAGAGGTGCCCCAGGAAGTGGTACATAGGGGAGCAGAGGTGAGGGTCAGAGCCCACAGTTACGAGGATGAGGAGATTCCCAGTCAAGGTGATGCTgtagatgaggaggaagaggaggaagaagaggctggGATGTTCAGCTGTGTACATCAGGCCCTCCAGAAGGAAGTGGCTCACCACAGTCTGGTTGGGGTCTTCTGTCTCCATGGGCATCTTTTCCCACGAAAAGTGGTTAGTTATCCCCTTTGTAACAAAACTGACATCAACAAGCATAATAAGCAGCCATTCCTCTTCGCTGAAATGTCATTAGCCATTGGGCTACGCTGGGTTGGTCTTGCCccataaatgagagaaagctACACAGTTTCATTTCACTCTTTTGACCTGTTCCAGTGTTTTCTTGCTGTTATTTCAAAAATGGATCTTTCAATAGGGGGGATCCGCACAATCCTTTGAGGCACATAAAGGGCTGTATCAATTACTTGGAGAAATGCATTCCCTAAATAACAGCAATATAAATATGGATTGTAAATCTTACTCTCATTGACCATGtctttttttgcaaatatttcagaattgtgatgccttcactGTCCTAATTTACTCTGCCAGACTGCAGATGTGGATAAGCCAGCTCTTATTGCCACGTGACACTAGGGAGTTGTATCCCATCTTTGGGGGATACTTGCCCAGAGTTGGGGTGCTATTACGTCAGCCAGGAACCCAGCAGTTCCATCCATTCCTCACCCAGAGGGAGTTCTTCGGAATTAACAGCCCCCCTTAGCCAACTCTCAAGTGTTTGACAATGAAGCCTTAGAGAATTGAGTGAATAATTAGAAGGACAAAATGTTAAGTACATTTCTTGCTCTTCCTATAAATCTTTTGGGAAATGTTTTCCTGTGCTTTTATTGTTGAGTCGGAATTGATAATCTAAGAGTTTTCTTCGATTGTTTCCATTCTTTATCTCCTAAACCTTATTAGATGTt includes:
- the LOC113259776 gene encoding olfactory receptor 10S1, whose product is MPMETEDPNQTVVSHFLLEGLMYTAEHPSLFFLLFLLIYSITLTGNLLILVTVGSDPHLCSPMYHFLGHLSFLDACLSTVTAPKVMAGLLTVDGKVISFEGCALQLYCFHFLASTECFLYTVMAYDRYLAICQPLRYPVAMNRRMCAGLAGLTWAVGALHSAIHTSLTFHLLFCGPHRIAYFFCDIPPVLKLACADTTVNELVMLANIGIVAAGCLVLIVVSYVFIVAAVLRIRTAQGRRRAFSTCTSHLTVVLLYYVPPVCIYLQPRSGGAGAGAPAVFYTIVTPMLNPFIYTLRNKEVKRALQRLLGRGSQESPAGSPPP